In Edaphobacter aggregans, the sequence AAGCCAAACAACGCGTTCTGGTTCTCCTGACGGACGGCAACGATACCGGCAGCCGAATGCCACCACGTAAGGCCGCTGAAATAGCCCGTCAGAACGGCATCACCATACACGTCGTAGGCTTAGGCGATCCTCACGCCACTGGCGAGTACAAAGTTGACTATGCTGCGTTGAACGATATCGCCAAGGCAACCGGCGGACAGGTCTTCCATGGCGAGAATCGTGTCGAACTCGAAAAAGCTTACGCGACCCTCGATAAAATCACCCCACAGAATTTCAAGACCCTCAGCTATCAGCCCCGCCGCGAGCTCTTCATGATTCCACTTGCGGCCGCCGTTGTCCTACTCGTTGGCTATCACCTCCTCATGCTTATCGTCAGTCTGTTGGCGCGACTCTTCTCACGCCGCCGTGAATCGGATGAGACCGAAACCTCCGCCGTCTTAAAGGTGAATGTATGAGCGAGTGGTGGGCATCGGTGCATTTTCTGCGCCCACATTGGTTGTGGCTTCTGATGGCCGTGCCGGTTATCTATTTAGCGTTCCATATTCGCGACGACGTACGCGCCCGTTGGAAGCGTTATATCGACTCCGAACTTCTGGATCATCTGATCGTAGCGCGTAAGCAGCGCTGGCACTTCCGTCCTATTCACATGATCTGTCTCCTCATCATTCTGGGTACCGTTGCGATCGCCGGCCCGACTTGGAAGCGTGAACAACCTCCATTCACAGAGGACAAGGCGCCCCTGGTCATAGCGCTCGACCTCTCGCGGACAATGGACGCGATCGACCTCGATCCGACACGGCTGGAGCGCGCAAAGCTGAAACTACGCGATCTAATCAAAGCCAGAAATGGTGGACGCACTGCGCTCTTCGTCTATGCAGACACCACACACATGGTTCTGCCTTTTACGACAGACGATTCCCTGTTCGATCTCTATCTGAGTTCTCTCTCTACATCTTTAATCCCGGGTGGGGGAAAAGATACGGCAAAGGCGCTTCGCACGATCGAAGATTTTCTGAAAGACGAGCCCGTCCCCGGCACCATTCTTTTTGTCAACGATGGAATCGAGCCTCAAGCGTTACCAACATTCCAACAATTTACCGGGCAGGACGAAAACCAGAACGACATCCTCGTGATGGGTGTAGGCACTTCCAGTGGAGGCCCTGTTCGTACGGCGAACAATGGCTTTCTTACCGACCGCTTCGGACGCCGCGTCTATACAAAGCTCGACGTGAACACTCTTCGTTCGTTAAGCCGCATCGACATCTCCGCCACCACGCTCACACTCAACGATGATGACATCCACTGGATACAGCGCCGCGTACAGCATCATCTTCAGGCCGTACAGCAGCGCAACAGCAAGACGCGCTGGATCGATGAAGGTTACTGGCTCACTATTCCCATCACGGCTATTACTGTTTTCTGGTTCCGCAAAGGGTGGACTGTGCGCTGGACCTCAGCCGCGTTCGCAGTCCTCTTTATTCTTCCGTCTGCAGGCGCTCAAACACGCTTCTCGTGGATAGACCTCTGGATGACACACGATCAACAGGGCTGCTACTACTTCGAGAGGGGTGATTACCAAAAGGCCGCCGAGAAGTTCGAGGATCCACTCTGGAGGGGATTGGCTCTCGCGCGCGCAGGAGACTACGAGAGCGCGCTGAACGCCTTCGCCCTCAGTGATTCCCCAGAAGCCTGGTACAACCAGGGCAATGCACTCGCACACACGGGCAAATATCCTGAAGCGATACAGGCTTACCAGCAGGCGCTCGCACGACGTCATCCATGGCCCGAAGCGCAGGAAAACCTTACTCTCGTCCAATCGCTTATTCCAAAAGCAAAGAACAAAGATAAAGACAAAGATCAGCAGGAGACGGCACCCGATCTTCCGCCAGACCAGATGAAATTCGACGAAAAGGGTCAGAAAGGGAAAAAGACCCAACAGGTCAAACTCGATCCGAAGAAAATGGCTGACATCTGGATGCGCAATATCCAAACCAGCCCCGCTGAATTTCTCCGGCGCAGATTCGCGATTCAGGCTGCACAGGAGCGTCACCCATGAGACGCACTTTCATCGTTATGCTTGCGGCGATCTCATCGCTCACTGTTCCTGGGCAAATACCCATCGTCCGTGCGAAATTCGAACCCAGCAGAGGCATTCTAGTCGGCCAGCCGGTACGCCTTGTTGTTTCAATCTTCGTTCCCAACTACTTCGCCGGGGCCCCCGATTTTCCCGAATTCGAAATCGAAAACGCCATCGTGGTGCTGCCTCAGGACCGTCCGCAGAACTCCAACGAGCAGATCGGCGGAGTGACGTATGCGGGCATAACTGAGACCTATGTCGTCTATCCGCAGCAACCCGGCGATTTCAAGCTGCCAGCAGCGCAGATCACCGTTCCTTACGCTATTGCGCCGCCAAAGACCGCTACGGCTCACGTACCTCTTCCTGCTCTTACCTTCCATGCCGACGTCCCTCTCGCAGCGAAGAGCCTGGACTACTTTCTTCCCACCACAAGTCTGACGATTCAGCAAAAATGGTCAGCTCCTCTAAAGAGTCTCCGAGCCGGAGACTCCGTCGAGCGAACCATCACCGTGACGGCGACAAAGATGCAAGCCATGTTGATCCCGCCCCTCCCCCTCGAAACACCAGAAGGTATTCGCATCTACGAGGAAGAGCCAATCGTCCAGGATCAGAAGACGGATCGCGGCGAATTTGTTTATGGCCGCCGCACACAATCCGCAAAGTACTTTATTCGGAAGGCGGGCGATTACACGCTTCCGGCAGTCGAACTGAAGTGGTGGAATCTCTCCACAAATCGTTTGGTGACGGCCACGCTCCCCGCCATTCGCTTCACGGCTGCCGCAAATCCAGATTACGTCGCCGAACTGCCGCCAGAGCAAGAACCCGTGCCGGTGAAGCAGCTCAAACACGGCAGCCTATGGAGCAAATATAAATTCTGGATTCGAGTTGCTGCCCCATGTTTCGTGGCATTTATTTTTATACTCTGGATAGCTTGGCATTCTCTCCCACGCATCTATCGCCGGCTACAAGCATGGCATTACAAGCGGGAACATTCTGAGCCTGCGTATTTTCGCGATCTTCAGTTTTCATGCAGGCGAAGCCACGCAATGCAAGCGTACGATCGATTTTTGAGATGGCTTACACTCGCGCACCCAGGTATGCCTGTTCATGAGTTTTTGCGTCAGGCAGACGATCCCGTACTGTCCTCAGAAATAAACGATCTAAGCGCTTCACTCTATGCGAAAAACAATCAAGGTCCCCATCAATGGAACGGCGAGCGAATGGCTCATCACTTACGGCAGCATCGCAAGGTTCAAAATATCCGTACGATGAAACGACAATTTCTGCCGAAGCTAAATCCTTGATACCTACGTGTGCTATTTGGGTGATTTAGAAGGATTTAGGCAAAATTATGGCGGAGAGACAGGGATTCGAACCCTGGATACCTTGCGGTATACACGCTTTCCAAGCGTGCGCCTTCAGCCACTCGGCCATCTCTCCGCTGCGTTTTAGCGCTTTTTTGAATCTACCACAGTTACCACGTTGCCGTGACTGGGGGGAACAAAGCCACGGCTGCGGTTTCAAGCCAAAGAGCAGGACAGTCGCATAGGAGAAAGATAAATCCAACACGTCTCTTGACGGATGGGTGGCTGGCTATTAATAATCCCCAAACGACAGGTGTAATAACCTCAATCGCTACCTTCGTGGGATACAGCGCCAAAGGCATCGGCAAGCGCGTCAAATACATCTTTGACTTCAATAACTTCGAGCGATACTTCGGCGGCCTTGCCTCCGACAGCGAGCTCAGTTACGCTGTCCAACAGTTCTTCTCCAACGGTGGAACCGAAGCGCACGTTGTCCGTACACCAGGGCTTGCAAAAACTAGAGCGGCAAACAACTTGTAACTTTCGGCTCGGGATGAGCCTGAACCATCCCTCCCCACCCGAAAACGGGCCCAATTAGATTAGAAAAAGCGCCTCACCAAAACGTCTAGCCAAGGGAAGGCCGTCGTTTTGCCGATGCCAACCTACCGGAAGCCCGGGGACGCGGGCTCGGTCATACAATTCTCTTTCTTCGCCCCAAAAGAGCCTTCATGGAACGCGAACTTTCTGACGCTGCACTTCAGAGCCTCTTCGGCGACCTTGGATTCGTCAGCAACTGCGACGAACTGCTACCGCTGCTGCAGCGTGCCCGCAAGGCTGCGGAAATCAGCGATGTTACTGTTTTGATCGAAGGCGAAACCGGGACCGGCAAGCAGGTTCTCGCGCAGGCTATCCATCGGCTCGACCGCAAACGCAACCGTTTTGCTTTCATAACCGTGCACTGCAGCACCATCACCGAAGCCCTCGCCGAAAGTGAGCTCTTCGGCCATCAGCGTGGAGCCTTCTCCGGCGCCGTCGGTAGCCGCAAAGGCCTGTTCTGTTCAGCCCAGCATGGCACCCTGTTCCTCGATGACGTCAACGATCTGCCCGTTGCCCTGCAACCCAAATTACTAGACGTACTCCAGCGTGGCATTCTCCGTCCTGTTGGGTCGGACACAGAGATGCCCGTCGATGTCCGCATCATTGCCGCCGCTAACCGCCCGCTCGAGTCGCTGGTCCGCGAAGGCCGCTTCCGCCTCGACCTCTATCACCGGCTCAACGTAGTTCGCCTTGCACTTCCTCCCCTGCGCGCCCGCCGTGCGGATCTGACCGCACTCATCCTCGCCTTCGCCGATCGCCACGCTGCACTCTACGCTCCGGTCGTCAACGTAGAGTCCGAGCTGCTTCGCTTCCTTGAATCGCAGCCGTTACTGGGCAACGTGCGCGAACTCGAAAACGCCGTGCAGCGGATGCTCTTCCTCAAGACGGAAGGCTCCTCGCTCTGCATCGACGACTGGATGCGCCAACTCCGTTCCGACGTCACCCAGCAGGAAGTGGATCTGCTAGCCGATTCCGCCAGCGGCGTCTGGCAAAGCATCGCCAATGGCAGTCTCGGCTACGACCAAGCGCTCCAGGAGATTGAAAAGCGTGTGCTGCAGGCGGCCATCGCCGTTCCCGGATGGACCCGGCGCAAAGTCGCCCAGCGCCTCCATATGAGTGAGCGCGCCCTCTACTACAAAATGCGCGCCTGCGGCCTCACCGCCCGCTAGCACCTTCGACCGAAAGACTTCTTAGGCAGCTTCTCGACTTCCCTGGGCCAACCCTGTGTTGAGCCACTGCCACTTATTGCAGAGTCCTGCACAGACTTGCAGAAGGTTCCGAGGACACCACTAGCTAACTCAGGGTACTCGACTTGTACCCTGCTTCACCTTGTGTTTTCCTCTGCTTGCCCTCGATGCGCCTCCATTAGCCACTGCCAAATCCTGCGTATCCTGATTCGCTGCCCCGTCCTCAAAACGGCTCGTCATCTTGGCTTAAGAAATTTTTCTTCAAGCAAATTCGCCCACTTTTTACCGCTTTCTTACATTATTGGGCAAAATTTGGCGCTCCTTCTTCAAAGAAACAGCCGATTGGGCTCTCCCGTGCATTCGCTCTGTCGGCTGGCGCTGGATACTTGCGCTCCGCCAGTGAGGTGGACCCACTGATACACGAAGGAGATACCGTTCGTTTCCAAGTTGAAGATATCTTCCTGCCCGCAGCTGACGACCTGCCGAAATCACTCACCCCGGCAGATCAGCTGGAAGGCACAGTCGTGAACTTCTCCGACTCTGGATTGCTTCCTCGCGTCTTCGCCGTAGTCGATGTCATCGCGCGCCTAAGCGTCGTCGTACCGGTCGAAAAGCTTCAGCTTCAAAACCTCGGGAGGACCCCCAACATACTCTAACCCGCGCCCGGACGGAATCCGTGCACGGACGTGCCGTGCAACAGCTACCAATCGGAGCGTATTCGCTCCCTGGAAATGGAGAGAACCGATGCCAGTTACGCCAACCTATCCTGGTGTTTACATTGAGGAGCTTCCCAGCGGAGTCCACACTATCACCGGCGTGGCAACCTCCATCGCGGCCTTCGTCGGCTGGGCTCCCCAGGGGCCAACCACAGAAGCCACCCTCATTCTCAGCTGGGCAGACTTCCAGAGGCAGTTTGGCGGTCTCGATTCGCGTAGTCTACTCGGCTACTCCGTCAATCAGTTCTTCCTCAACGGCGGCCAGCAGGCCTACATCGTCCGCCTGGTCGATGGCACTGCCAAAACTGCCACGGTAACGATCGGCGCGGCCCCGAAATCGCTGATCGTCACTGCCCTGAACGCTGGGGCCTGGGCTAACGTCTACCAGGTCGCGATCAAGAACTCAACCGCATCTCCCGGACGTTTCCAGCTTCAGGTGATCTATGCGCCAACCGGCGCAACCCCGGCGGTGGTCGAATCTTTCCCTAACCTCAGCATCACCACGCCTGACCCGCTGGGACGCTACGTTGTGGATGTCTTAGCCAACGGCTCGAACTACGTCACGGCCTCCGTGCCAGCCGGAACAACGGATCCGCCTACCGACACAACCGTGGCGCTCGACAACACCACTGCAGGCGACGATGGCACCGTTCTTAACCCCAGCACAGCGGGATTTGAACTTGCCTTGCAAGCCGGGGGGGGCACCGCCGGCGTAAACCTGCTAGCCAATGTCGATCTATTCAATCTCCTGTGCATTCCGGGGGAGACCACCAGCGTCGTCCTCGGCGAACTCGATACCTTCTGCAAAAATAATCAGGCCTTTCTTATTGCCGACCCCGACCCCCTCATCACCAACTACGCGACACTCACCACCGGTCCCGGCTTTATCGGCAACAACTCCGCGTTCTACTTCCCCTCGCTGCTGGCACCTGACCCACTGGCCGGCAACGTCACGCGCACCTACCCGCCCTGCGGCTTCGTCGCCGGCATCTACGCCTCGACCGACGTCAATCGTGGTGTCTGGAAGGCGCCGGCCGGTACAGAAACTGCCCTGGTTGGGGTCAGCGGCGTTGCTGTCCCGCTGACCGACAAACAAAACGGCGAGCTCAACCCTGTAGCCGTCAACTGCATCCGCTCCTTCAGTGCCTACGGCACGGTTGTTTGGGGCGCGCGCACCACCGGCGGCAACGACGAAGCAGGCTCGCAGTGGAAGTACGTCCCCATCCGGCGTCTTGCCCTCTTCCTCGAAACCAGCCTCTACCGCGGCACGCAATGGGTTGTCTTCGAGCCCAACGATGCTCCGCTCTGGGGCCAGATCCGCCTCAACGTCGGCTCCTTCATGCAGACGCTCTTCACCCAGGGCGCCTTCCAGGGCTCCACGCCGCAGCAGGCTTACTTCGTCAAATGCGACAGCGAAACGACCACGCCCACCGATCAGGACAACGGCATCGTCAACATTCTGGTCGGCTTCGCCCCACTCAAGCCCGCAGAATTCGTCATCATCCAGATCCAGCAGATCGCTGGGCAGACCACCTAAGGAGAGCATAGATGCCACAGTTCAGCGTCAATCCAACCCGTTTCGACCCCTATAAGAACTTCATCTTCCAAGTAAAGTGGGATGGGCGATACGTAGCCGGCGTCAGCAAAGTTGGCGGCCTTAAGCGGACCACCGAAGTCGTCAAGCACCGTGTCGGCGGCGACCCCAGCACTAGCCGCAAGTCTCCCGGTCGCACAGAGTACGACGCCATCACGCTCGAACGTGGCGTCACTCACGACATCGCCTTCGAACAATGGGCTAACAAGGTCTGGAACTTCGGCGCAGGTCTCGGTTCAGAGGTGTCCCTCAAGGACTTCCGTAAGGACATCATCATCGAGTTTTATAACGAAGCCGGCCAACTCGCGATCGCCTATAAGGTCTACCGCTGCTGGGTCTCCGAGTACCAAGCCCTTCCCGATCTCGACGCCAACGCCAACGCGGTCGCCATCCAGCACATCAAGCTCGAAAACGAAGGCTGGGAGGCCGACACCAGCGTCACCGAACCCACAGAACCTAGCTTCACCATTCCAGCTGCCTGATTTCCTGGCTTATGCACATTCCCTCGAACTCGGATCTGATCGCAATTTGGGAGCGCGGCGCGGGCGAACACCCAGTCGACCGCGCCCTCACGCTGCTTTCTGCCTGCTCCCCGTCGGAGTCCCGCGAAGATCTCGCCCGCCTCAGCATCGGCACTCGCGACGCCCGCCTATTCGAGATCTACGAGCGCTTATTCGGTCCCGCACTCGACGCCTTCGCCCGCTGCCCTGCCTGCAACGAAGCGCTCGAGTACACCCTCTCCACGCACGAACTGACGGCAGCATCGACATCATCGCCTTCTGATTCCCCTTCCCTTACCGTCAACGATGGCCGCATCTCGCTGTGCCTACGCCTCCCCGACAGCCTC encodes:
- a CDS encoding vWA domain-containing protein, producing the protein MSEWWASVHFLRPHWLWLLMAVPVIYLAFHIRDDVRARWKRYIDSELLDHLIVARKQRWHFRPIHMICLLIILGTVAIAGPTWKREQPPFTEDKAPLVIALDLSRTMDAIDLDPTRLERAKLKLRDLIKARNGGRTALFVYADTTHMVLPFTTDDSLFDLYLSSLSTSLIPGGGKDTAKALRTIEDFLKDEPVPGTILFVNDGIEPQALPTFQQFTGQDENQNDILVMGVGTSSGGPVRTANNGFLTDRFGRRVYTKLDVNTLRSLSRIDISATTLTLNDDDIHWIQRRVQHHLQAVQQRNSKTRWIDEGYWLTIPITAITVFWFRKGWTVRWTSAAFAVLFILPSAGAQTRFSWIDLWMTHDQQGCYYFERGDYQKAAEKFEDPLWRGLALARAGDYESALNAFALSDSPEAWYNQGNALAHTGKYPEAIQAYQQALARRHPWPEAQENLTLVQSLIPKAKNKDKDKDQQETAPDLPPDQMKFDEKGQKGKKTQQVKLDPKKMADIWMRNIQTSPAEFLRRRFAIQAAQERHP
- a CDS encoding BatD family protein, translated to MRRTFIVMLAAISSLTVPGQIPIVRAKFEPSRGILVGQPVRLVVSIFVPNYFAGAPDFPEFEIENAIVVLPQDRPQNSNEQIGGVTYAGITETYVVYPQQPGDFKLPAAQITVPYAIAPPKTATAHVPLPALTFHADVPLAAKSLDYFLPTTSLTIQQKWSAPLKSLRAGDSVERTITVTATKMQAMLIPPLPLETPEGIRIYEEEPIVQDQKTDRGEFVYGRRTQSAKYFIRKAGDYTLPAVELKWWNLSTNRLVTATLPAIRFTAAANPDYVAELPPEQEPVPVKQLKHGSLWSKYKFWIRVAAPCFVAFIFILWIAWHSLPRIYRRLQAWHYKREHSEPAYFRDLQFSCRRSHAMQAYDRFLRWLTLAHPGMPVHEFLRQADDPVLSSEINDLSASLYAKNNQGPHQWNGERMAHHLRQHRKVQNIRTMKRQFLPKLNP
- a CDS encoding sigma 54-interacting transcriptional regulator, producing MERELSDAALQSLFGDLGFVSNCDELLPLLQRARKAAEISDVTVLIEGETGTGKQVLAQAIHRLDRKRNRFAFITVHCSTITEALAESELFGHQRGAFSGAVGSRKGLFCSAQHGTLFLDDVNDLPVALQPKLLDVLQRGILRPVGSDTEMPVDVRIIAAANRPLESLVREGRFRLDLYHRLNVVRLALPPLRARRADLTALILAFADRHAALYAPVVNVESELLRFLESQPLLGNVRELENAVQRMLFLKTEGSSLCIDDWMRQLRSDVTQQEVDLLADSASGVWQSIANGSLGYDQALQEIEKRVLQAAIAVPGWTRRKVAQRLHMSERALYYKMRACGLTAR
- a CDS encoding phage tail sheath subtilisin-like domain-containing protein; the encoded protein is MPVTPTYPGVYIEELPSGVHTITGVATSIAAFVGWAPQGPTTEATLILSWADFQRQFGGLDSRSLLGYSVNQFFLNGGQQAYIVRLVDGTAKTATVTIGAAPKSLIVTALNAGAWANVYQVAIKNSTASPGRFQLQVIYAPTGATPAVVESFPNLSITTPDPLGRYVVDVLANGSNYVTASVPAGTTDPPTDTTVALDNTTAGDDGTVLNPSTAGFELALQAGGGTAGVNLLANVDLFNLLCIPGETTSVVLGELDTFCKNNQAFLIADPDPLITNYATLTTGPGFIGNNSAFYFPSLLAPDPLAGNVTRTYPPCGFVAGIYASTDVNRGVWKAPAGTETALVGVSGVAVPLTDKQNGELNPVAVNCIRSFSAYGTVVWGARTTGGNDEAGSQWKYVPIRRLALFLETSLYRGTQWVVFEPNDAPLWGQIRLNVGSFMQTLFTQGAFQGSTPQQAYFVKCDSETTTPTDQDNGIVNILVGFAPLKPAEFVIIQIQQIAGQTT
- a CDS encoding phage tail protein → MPQFSVNPTRFDPYKNFIFQVKWDGRYVAGVSKVGGLKRTTEVVKHRVGGDPSTSRKSPGRTEYDAITLERGVTHDIAFEQWANKVWNFGAGLGSEVSLKDFRKDIIIEFYNEAGQLAIAYKVYRCWVSEYQALPDLDANANAVAIQHIKLENEGWEADTSVTEPTEPSFTIPAA